A window of the Halichoerus grypus chromosome 2, mHalGry1.hap1.1, whole genome shotgun sequence genome harbors these coding sequences:
- the ARHGAP27 gene encoding rho GTPase-activating protein 27 isoform X2 — protein MVDMIAKLTKRRSRALQAQVDDPPEEPVYENVERQPSVPSPGASAPPRPPAWETHTDAGSGRPYYYNPDTGVTTWESPFEAAEGAASPATSPASVGSRESLETDWGQYWDEESRRVFFYNPLTGEAVWEDETEDEPEDELEMQPGLSPLSPRDQRPPTPETDYPESLTSYPEEDYSPVGSFSEPRSTSPLAAPPGWSCQVSPEGQTLYTNHFTQEQWVRLEDQHGKPYFYNPDDASVQWELPQVPVPAPRSIHKSSQDSETPAQASPPEEKLSQTKTLDKAGVLHRTKTADKGRRLRKKHWSASWTVLEGGVLTFFKDSKASAAGGLRQPPKLSTPEYTVELRGASLSWAPKDKSSRKNVLELRSRDGSEYLIQHDSEAIISTWQKAIGEAIQELSADLPPEEESESSRADFGSSERLGSWREDEARPGAGAATPESDLSRVRHRLRWLLLKRPTLQSLREKGYIKDQVFGCALAALCERERSSVPRFVQQCIRTVEARGLDIDGLYRISGNLATIQKLRYKVDHDERLDLDDGRWEDVHVITGALKLFFRELPEPLFPFSHFRQFIAAIKLQDQAQRSRCVRDLVRSLPAPNHDTLRLLFQHLCRVIEHGDQNRMSVQSVAIVFGPTLLRPETEETSMPMTMVFQNQVVELILQRCSDIFPPH, from the exons gTGGACGACCCCCCGGAGGAGCCCGTGTACGAGAACGTAGAGCGACAGCCTTCGGTCCCTTCGCCGGGCGCCAGCgcgcccccccggcccccggcgtGGGAGACGCACACGGACGCGGGCAGCGGGCGCCCCTACTACTACAACCCAGACACGGGCGTGACCACCTGGGAGTCGCCCTTCGAGGCTGCTGAGGGCGCCGCCAGCCCGGCCACCTCCCCGGCCTCGGTGGGCAGCCGCGAGAGCCTCGAGACCGACTGGGGTCAGTACTGGGATGAGGAGAGCCGCAGGGTGTTCTTCTACAACCCGCTGACGGGCGAGGCCGTCTGGGAGGACGAGACGGAGGACGAACCCGAGGACGAGCTGGAGATGCAGCCGGGCCTGAGCCCGCTCAGCCCCCGGGACCAGAGg CCCCCTACCCCTGAGACGGATTACCCCGAGTCGCTGACCAGTTACCCGGAGGAGGACTATTCCCCGGTGGGCTCTTTCAGTGAACCTCGGTCCACCTCGCCTTTGGCCGCGCCCCCCGGCTGGTCTTGCCAAGTGAGCCCCGAAGGGCAGACGCTCTACACCAACCACTTCACCCAAGAGCAG TGGGTGAGGTTGGAGGACCAGCACGGGAAGCCCTACTTCTACAACCCAGATGACGCCTCAGTTCAGtgggagctgccccag GTTCCTGTCCCTGCCCCGCGAAGCATCCACAAATCCAGCCAGGACAGTGAgaccccagcccaggccagcccACCTGAGGAGAAG cTTTCTCAGACCAAGACTCTGGACAAGGCCGGCGTGCTCCATCGCACCAAGACGGCGGACAAGGGAAGGCGGCTCCG gAAGAAGCACTGGAGCGCCTCCTGGACGGTGCTGGAGGGTGGCGTGCTGACGTTCTTCAAGGACTCAAAGGCCTCAGCTGCAGGCGGCCTG aGGCAGCCTCCCAAGCTCTCCACCCCTGAGTACACAGTGGAGCTGAGGGGGGCCTCTCTCTCCTGGGCCCCCAAGGACAAATCTAGCAGGAAGAATGTGCTGGAg CTGCGGAGCCGAGATGGCTCAGAGTACCTGATCCAGCATGACTCCGAGGCCATCATCAGCACCTGGCAGAAGGCCATTGGCGAGGCCATCCAGGAGCTG TCCGCAGACCTGCCCCCGGAGGAGGAAAGCGAGAGCAGCCGCGCGGACTTCGGGTCCAGCGAGCGCTTGGGAAGCTGGCGGGAGGACGAGGCGCGGCCGGGTGCAG GCGCAGCCACCCCGGAGAGCGACCTGAGCAGGGTCCGGCACCGGCTCCGCTGGTTGCTGCTGAAGCGGCCCACGCTGCAGTCTCTGCGGGAGAAGGGCTACATCAAAG ACCAGGTGTTCGGCTGCGCGCTCGCCGCGCTGTGTGAGCGCGAGAGGAGCTCCGTGCCGCGCTTCGTGCAGCAGTGCATCCGCACCGTCGAGGCCCGGG GGCTGGACATCGACGGCCTGTACCGCATCAGTGGAAACCTGGCCACCATCCAGAAGCTGCGCTATAAGGTGGACCACG ATGAGCGCCTGGACCTGGACGACGGGCGCTGGGAGGACGTCCACGTGATCACCGGGGCCCTGAAGCTCTTCTTTCGAGAGCTGCCGGAGCCCCTCTTCCCCTTCTCGCACTTCCGCCAGTTCATCGCGGCCATCA AGCTGCAGGACCAGGCCCAGCGCAGCCGCTGTGTGCGGGACCTGGTGCGCTCGCTGCCCGCCCCCAACCACGACACGCTGCGGCTGCTCTTCCAGCACCTGTGCAG GGTGATCGAGCACGGCGATCAGAACCGCATGTCCGTGCAGAGCGTGGCCATAGTGTTCGGGCCCACGCTGCTGCGGCCCGAGACCGAGGAGACCAGCATGCCCATGACCATGGTGTTCCAGAACCAGGTGGTGGAGCTCATCCTGCAGCGCTGCTCAGACATCTTCCCGCCGCACTGA
- the ARHGAP27 gene encoding rho GTPase-activating protein 27 isoform X3: MQPGLSPLSPRDQRPPTPETDYPESLTSYPEEDYSPVGSFSEPRSTSPLAAPPGWSCQVSPEGQTLYTNHFTQEQWVRLEDQHGKPYFYNPDDASVQWELPQVPVPAPRSIHKSSQDSETPAQASPPEEKLSQTKTLDKAGVLHRTKTADKGRRLRKKHWSASWTVLEGGVLTFFKDSKASAAGGLRQPPKLSTPEYTVELRGASLSWAPKDKSSRKNVLELRSRDGSEYLIQHDSEAIISTWQKAIGEAIQELSADLPPEEESESSRADFGSSERLGSWREDEARPGAGAATPESDLSRVRHRLRWLLLKRPTLQSLREKGYIKDQVFGCALAALCERERSSVPRFVQQCIRTVEARGLDIDGLYRISGNLATIQKLRYKVDHDERLDLDDGRWEDVHVITGALKLFFRELPEPLFPFSHFRQFIAAIKLQDQAQRSRCVRDLVRSLPAPNHDTLRLLFQHLCRVIEHGDQNRMSVQSVAIVFGPTLLRPETEETSMPMTMVFQNQVVELILQRCSDIFPPH; the protein is encoded by the exons ATGCAGCCGGGCCTGAGCCCGCTCAGCCCCCGGGACCAGAGg CCCCCTACCCCTGAGACGGATTACCCCGAGTCGCTGACCAGTTACCCGGAGGAGGACTATTCCCCGGTGGGCTCTTTCAGTGAACCTCGGTCCACCTCGCCTTTGGCCGCGCCCCCCGGCTGGTCTTGCCAAGTGAGCCCCGAAGGGCAGACGCTCTACACCAACCACTTCACCCAAGAGCAG TGGGTGAGGTTGGAGGACCAGCACGGGAAGCCCTACTTCTACAACCCAGATGACGCCTCAGTTCAGtgggagctgccccag GTTCCTGTCCCTGCCCCGCGAAGCATCCACAAATCCAGCCAGGACAGTGAgaccccagcccaggccagcccACCTGAGGAGAAG cTTTCTCAGACCAAGACTCTGGACAAGGCCGGCGTGCTCCATCGCACCAAGACGGCGGACAAGGGAAGGCGGCTCCG gAAGAAGCACTGGAGCGCCTCCTGGACGGTGCTGGAGGGTGGCGTGCTGACGTTCTTCAAGGACTCAAAGGCCTCAGCTGCAGGCGGCCTG aGGCAGCCTCCCAAGCTCTCCACCCCTGAGTACACAGTGGAGCTGAGGGGGGCCTCTCTCTCCTGGGCCCCCAAGGACAAATCTAGCAGGAAGAATGTGCTGGAg CTGCGGAGCCGAGATGGCTCAGAGTACCTGATCCAGCATGACTCCGAGGCCATCATCAGCACCTGGCAGAAGGCCATTGGCGAGGCCATCCAGGAGCTG TCCGCAGACCTGCCCCCGGAGGAGGAAAGCGAGAGCAGCCGCGCGGACTTCGGGTCCAGCGAGCGCTTGGGAAGCTGGCGGGAGGACGAGGCGCGGCCGGGTGCAG GCGCAGCCACCCCGGAGAGCGACCTGAGCAGGGTCCGGCACCGGCTCCGCTGGTTGCTGCTGAAGCGGCCCACGCTGCAGTCTCTGCGGGAGAAGGGCTACATCAAAG ACCAGGTGTTCGGCTGCGCGCTCGCCGCGCTGTGTGAGCGCGAGAGGAGCTCCGTGCCGCGCTTCGTGCAGCAGTGCATCCGCACCGTCGAGGCCCGGG GGCTGGACATCGACGGCCTGTACCGCATCAGTGGAAACCTGGCCACCATCCAGAAGCTGCGCTATAAGGTGGACCACG ATGAGCGCCTGGACCTGGACGACGGGCGCTGGGAGGACGTCCACGTGATCACCGGGGCCCTGAAGCTCTTCTTTCGAGAGCTGCCGGAGCCCCTCTTCCCCTTCTCGCACTTCCGCCAGTTCATCGCGGCCATCA AGCTGCAGGACCAGGCCCAGCGCAGCCGCTGTGTGCGGGACCTGGTGCGCTCGCTGCCCGCCCCCAACCACGACACGCTGCGGCTGCTCTTCCAGCACCTGTGCAG GGTGATCGAGCACGGCGATCAGAACCGCATGTCCGTGCAGAGCGTGGCCATAGTGTTCGGGCCCACGCTGCTGCGGCCCGAGACCGAGGAGACCAGCATGCCCATGACCATGGTGTTCCAGAACCAGGTGGTGGAGCTCATCCTGCAGCGCTGCTCAGACATCTTCCCGCCGCACTGA